The sequence below is a genomic window from Mycobacterium heidelbergense.
CACCGCCTCCAGCACGGGCCGGGCCGGAGCCACCGTCCAATTCGTCGGCAGCACCCATTCGGGGTGGTCGCTGCAAGACGCCCCGACCGGTAGCGGCGCCAACACGGCGACGCCGGCCGCCCGCAACATCACTTCGTCTCCGACGCCGGACAGCATCAGCAGATGCGCGGACTCGATCGCGCCGGCGCACAACACGATTCGGCCGGCGGCCAGCGTCGTCGGGCCGTGCGGCCCGATCGCGTCGACACCCACCGCCGCGGTGCCGTCGAAACGCAATCGCACCGCCCGCGTCCGCGCCACCAATCTCAGATTCGGACGTTCCAGGGCCGGAATCAGATATCCGGCGCCGGACCCGACGCGCACGCCGTCGACGATGTTGAGCGGCACGGCGCCTATCCCCGAAACCGGCTCGGCGCCGCAGTCATTGAGGTCGGCGATCCACCCGAATCCGGCACGCTCGGCGGCGGCGATGAATCGCTGTGTGGTTCCGGTCATTTCGCGGGTTCGGCGAACCAGGATGGGACCGTCATCGCCATGGGCGGGGCCGTCGAAATCCAGGTCGGTCTCGATGGCACGGAAGCTGCCGATCACATCGGACCATGCCCATCCGGGCAGTGCGGCGCGATCGAAATCGCGCGGCAACGCGCGGCAGAAGTAGCCGCCGTTGATCGCGCCCGAACCACCGACCGTCGCGCCACGCACGATCGGGAACCGGCGGGCGGGCCGTTCGGTGAGCCGGGTCTGATAACGCCGCACCAGCGGGCTGTCGACCCCGATCGGCAATTGCAATCCGTTGGCGGTCAACCCCAGCAATCCCGGATCGGCCAGTGCGGGCCCCGCCTCGAGGACGGTCACGGCGCAGCCGGGGTCGGCGGAAAGACGTTCGGCAACAACCGATCCAGCGCTGCCGGCGCCCACGATCAGCACATCGCTGCGCGGCACGGCTTCGGTCAAGGCGGCGGCTAGCTCCGAATCTGCGGTTTGAGCGCGCGCACGTTGCGCTCGCGCACCACGCCCCGCCACAGCCCGAGGCCGTAGGCCAGGTCGTCGACGCGCTTGAGCACCAGGTAGGTCAGCAGCCCGATCGGCTCGGCATCGTCGCCGGTCGCATCGCGGCGGTGCAGCCAGTCCACCACCCCGTCCATGACGGCCGCCACCAGCACGACCCGTCTGCAGTGACGCGACAGGACGGCCGCGAGCAACGCCAGCGGCCAGTAATGGCGGCAGAGGGCCGACGCCAGCTGCATCGCCGCCGACCATAGACCGCGGGCCGCAATCACGACGACATCCCAGAGTGAGGTTTCGGCGCTTCGCATGGCCTTGGCGATCCGCCGGCCCGTCAGGAGGGCGATCATCAGGGAAGCGAGTCGGCTGAGGCTCGTCCCCAGGGCCACGAGAATCCAGGTCATCAGCGCCCAGCCGGAGATCACCACCGGCGCCGTCTTGTCCGGGTGGCGCGCGGACAGCGGAGCCGCCGAGCCGCCATAGAACGCCTTGCGCGCGAGCCAATCCCGTAATTCGGTGCGGTGGTCGTGGGCGACCTGGGCAATCGGCTCGTAGCGGAGCCGGGCGCCCGCCTCGATGAGCCGCCAGCACAGGTCGACGTCCTCACCGGATGGCATGGTCTCGTCGAACCCGCCGACGTCGCGGATGGCCGAGCAGCGACAGATGATGGCGGCGCTGGGAACGTAGGACACCGTGCTGTGGGGCAACACCGGGGCCTCGCGCTCCCCCAGGTCCAGCGACGAGTGCACCGCCTCATAACGCGCGACCACATTCTCGCTGTGCGACAGGCCGACGATGCGCGGTGCGACGAGGGCGACGGTGGGATCGCAGAAGTGACCGAGCAGGGCCTCGAGCCAGCCCCGGCGCGGCGTGACGTCGGAGTCCAGGAACGCGACGAACCCGGTCGTGCAGGCGGCCAGCCCGGTGTTGCGCGCCGCCCCCGGACCCTTGCTGCGGGAATGGCGCAGCACCTCGATGTCGCAGTGTGCGCCGACGAAGTCGTTGGGTTCAATCGGGGGAGACGAACCGTCGTCCACCACGATGACGCGCAATCCGCGCAGCGAGCTCACCAGCCGCCGCACGCCGGAAACGTTGTCGCGCACCGGGATTACCACGGTCACGTCGCGGTGCGACGGGCCGCCGGCCGGCCGGGGATGAGCCACGGTGGCGTCCAGCAGGGTGCGGGCCAGCTGCGCGCTGACGTCGTCGCGGACCTTCAGCCGGCCGTCGGACAACATGCTCTGGGCGGCGGGAGCCAACTTCAGCAGGCGCGTCGGTGACCCACCCAGCAGGGCCGAGCCGTCGCCGAGCACCCGCACGCGGCGGTCGACCTGGACGGCGAACCCGTCCGGTAGCCGGGGGGCGGTCATGTCAGCATCCCGTCGGGCCCGGGTGACCACCGGGCGACTCGACGGACGCATTCGTCGACCATCCCCGCGACGATGCGCGTGCCCTCGGCGGCGGTCGCGGTGGTCGGGTCTCCCAGCACGCCCACCCGGCTGACCGCCGCGACTCCCCCGCGACGCATCGACGGGAGCAATTCGGCCAACGGCGCCCGATTACCGGGGAGCCATCGATCAGTCAACACATCGGCCGGCGAGATATGCAGCAACACTGATGTTTCGGTATGGCCGGCGTGGGCGTCGCCGCCGGGGGCGACGCAGGGGCACCATCCGGCGTCCCGGCCTTCGGCGCGCAGTCGTCGCACCGCGGTGCCCAACGCGTCGACGTTGCCGCCGTGGCCGTTGACGAAGACCAGGCGCCGGGCCCAGCAGGCCGCCGACCTGCCGTACTCCACCAGGAGCATCGTCAGGGCTTCGGTGCCGATGGAGATCGTTCCGGCGAAGTCGTGGTGCTCGCCGCTGGCCCCGTAGGCGATGGCCGGTGCCACCAACCAGTCGTGCTCAAGGCGGGCCCTCGCCCCGCGGGCGACCGCGGTCGCGATCCGGGTGTCGGTGTCCAACGGCAGGTGCGGACCGTGTTGTTCGGTCGACCCCAGCGGGATCATTATCGACGGCGAGGCACTTGATAACTGGCTCGATGTCGCCGTTCCTAATTCGCCGAGTACGGGCACTGGCTGATGGTAGGACGAATTCACCTGGCGTGCACCAATTGTTGACCCTCCAAAGTAAATTTTTTTCTGGCTTGTTCATCGACGGGTCGAAATGCGGCTCGTCCGTCACGGTTGCCACGCGAGTACCAAATTTTTCCGACGGCTTTGGCGCCGTGACCCGGCACCCGTGACGATCTATCCACAAATCCCATTCCATCCACAGCTTCCCCGCCGGTTCCTCGTCGGGGCGACTGCCGTCATCCGAAAGCCATTAGGGTCGAAAGCATGTTCGAGAAGCTTGACGACGCCGCGATCGTCACGACCATAACCGACTCGGCCCGCGCCGAGAACCGGGCGTGCGCGCACCGGCTGGCGGCGATCGCCGAACTCTACGAACGGCGCCAGATCCCCGTCGAGGACGGTCAGGGCCGCGAGCTGTGGCGAATTGACCCCTGGGAATCGGTAGCCGCCGAAGTCGCGGCGGCACAAGGCATCACCGCCGCGGCGGCCGGTGCGCAGCTGCACAACGCGATCTGCCTGCACGAGCGGCTGCCCAAGGTGGCGGCGCTGTTCGCCACCGGCACGATCAACTACCGCACCGTCAGCATGATCGTGGCCCGCACCTTGCTGGCGCTCGAGCCCGATATCATGGCCGCGATCGACGCCGAACTGGCCGAAGCCCTCCTGACCTGGGGGCCGCTCTCGCTCCACAAGACCGAACAGGCCATCGACGCGCTGGTCGAGCGCCATGATCCGGCCGCCCGCCGGCGCACCGAGTCCGTCGTCCGGTCCCGCTACGTCGACGTCGAACAGCGCGGCGGCATCGCCTCGCTGTCGGGCGAGGTGTACTCCACCGATGCCACGCTGCTGGACCGCCGGCTCACCGCGCTGGCGCACACCGTCTGCGACGACGATCCGCGCACCGTCGATCAACGTCGCGCCGACGCGCTCGGGGCGCTGGCCGCCGGGCACACGACGCTGACCTGCGCCTGCGGCGGGTCCGATTGCCCCGCCGGTCAAACCCCCACGGCGGCATCGGTTGTGGTGCACGTCGTCGCCGAGGCGGCCGCTCTCGACGCCGCCAGCGCAGACCTGCACGGTGAACGACCCGGAGACGGTGGGCCCGAGATCGTGCGTGACCCCGAGCGGCTCGCCGAGCTCATTCGCGAGGCCACCGGTCCGGGGCCCTCTGACCGGCCCGGCCGCCCGCCCACGCGGCCGGTCCCCAACCCGGCCCTGGTGCTGGGCGGGCCGGTCATCCCCGCGCAGGTCCTGGCCGACCTGGCCGCGCGCGGCGCCGTGGACCTGCGGCCGCTGATCCACCCCGGCGACAGTCCACCCGAACCTCGTTACCGGCCCTCGGCGGCGTTGGCCGACTTCATCCGCTGCCGGGACATGACATGCCGGTTCCCGGGCTGCGACCGGCCCGCCGACGTGTCCGACATCGACCACACCATCCCGTATGGCCGCGGTGGCCCGACACATGCCTCCAACCTGAAGTGCCTTTGTCGAAAACACCATCTGCTCAAGACATTTTGGCCCGGCCCCGGCGGTTGGCGCGACGAGCAGCTGCCCGATGGCACGGTGATATGGACCTCGCCATCCGGCCACACCTACCGCACCGTGCCGGGCAGCAGGCTACTCGTGCCTGCGCTGAGCCTGCCCACCGCCGTGCTGCCGCCGCAACGTGGCGCCGGTGTGGGCCACGCCGAGCGCGGCGCGATGATGCCCAAACGCAGACGACCAAGGGCCACCGACCGGCTGCACCGAATCATGGCCGAGCGCAACAGGAACCAGCGCCATCAGCCCATCGGCCGGGTGAATCCGGCCGGCACCAGGATGTCGTCAGGGCTGAGGTCGTGAACCGACGCGCGCCCCAGGCCCATCAGCGCCGAGTCGATGCCCCCGCGCAGGATGTCGAGGACGTTTTCGACGCCGGCTTGGCCCGCCGCGGCCAGCCCCCACAGGTACGCGCGGCCGATCATCACCGCGCGGGCGCCCAGCGCCACCGCCTTGACGACGTCGCTCCCGCGCCGGATGCCACCGTCGAGCAACACCTCGACCTGATCGCCGACCGCCGCGGCCACCGCGGGCAACGCGCGGATCGACGCCGGCGTCCCGTCCAGGTTGTTGCCGCCGTGGTTGGACACCGAGATTGCCGAAACACCGGCGTCCACAGCCCTTTTGGCGTCATCGACGCGCATCACGCCCTTGAGCATGAACGGCCCGCCCCACAGCTCGCGCAGCCAGGCGATGTCGTCCCAGCTCGGCGGCGGCGTGCCCATCCACTCCCCGTACGCGGCGAAGAAGGGCGGGCCCGGCTCGCCGCGGCGGCCCTGGTTCGGCACCCGCAGCTCCGGGGGCCGCAGCGTCTTGCCGAACTTCCACAGCCAGCCCGGCCGGACGATCGCCTCCGGGGACAGCCGCAGGATGGTCCGCAGGTTCATCGCCTCGGGGATCTTGGGGCTACCCCAGTCCCGGCCGTGGGAGAACGTCCAGTCGGTGGTGACGATCAAGCCGACCGCGCCGGCCCGGCGGGCCCGTTCCACCCGCTCGGCGATCGCGTCGCGCCCGCCGAGCCAGTACACCTGGAAGAAGAGCTTGGGGTTCGCGGCGATGACCTCTTCGATCGGCTTGCTGGCGAAGGACGACAGCCCCATCGCCGTTCCCCGCGCCGCCGCGGCCCGCGCGACGGCCACCTCGCCGTCCGGGTCGACCGCCTGGACGCCGGTCGGCGAAATCACCACCGGCAGCGAAATATCCTGTCCCATAATGGTGGTCGACAAATCACGCTTTTCCTGGGCACCGATGACGTGGGGCGCAAAACCGAGTTCGCCGAATGCCTCGACATTGTCGGCGACGGTGATTCCCTTTTCGCTCGCCGAAATCAACGACGAATAGACCGATTTTGGCAGCCTCCGCTTGGCGCGTTGCTGCGCGATGGCGACCGTCTCGAACCACTCGGCCATGACTACACCGGGCTTTCGTTGCACAGGCGCGCGGGCGGCCGCATGCTCAGAGTGAGCGGCACGGGCTGGCGGGCCCGCGTGCCGTGGGAGTGGTCGACGCGGGGCCGCGGCGTCTCGCGATCCCGCGCCAGCGCCGGCGCACCATGACCCTGCACGCACTCGGGGTCCGGGCCGTCGAGCGGCAGGCCGGTGAAGAACTTGGCCGCCATGCAGCCGCCCCGGCAGCTGTCGTAGTGCCCGCAGCTGCCGCACGCTCCCGCGGACTGCGGCTCGCGCAGATCACGAAACAGCGGCGCGTTCTTCCAGACGTTGTCAAAACCGCCGTCGGACAGGACGTTTCCGGCCAGGAAGCGGTCGTGGATGGCGAACGGGCAGGCGTACACGTCGCCCACCGGGTCGATCAGGCACACCACCCGGCCCGCTCCGCACATGTTCAGGCCGGCCAGCGCGCCGGAGGAGCCGAGCGGTGCCAGGTGGAAGAAGGAGTCGCCGGTCAGCACCCGCTCCCCCTTGGCGACCAGCCAGTCGTAGAGCTGTACCTGCTGGGCGGCGGTGGGGTGCAGGTCTTCCCACACGTCCGCGCCCCGCCCCGACGGCCGCAGCCGGGTGATTCGCAGGGTGGCGCCGTAACGGCTTGCCAGCGCGGCGAATTCGTCGAGCTGGTCCACGTTGTGGCGGGTGGCCACGACGGAGATCTTGGCCCCTCCATTTTGAGCGAAGCCCGCACTGGCCAGGTTCTCCAGGGCGCGCACGGCCATGGCGAACGACCCGGCGCCGCGGACGGCGTCGTTGACCTCGGCGGTGGCGCCATCGAGCGAGATCTGAACATCGACGTAGTCGCTGGCGGCCAACCGGGCGGCGACCTCCGGAGTGATCCGGACCCCGTTGGTGGAGAACTTGACGCCGACGTGGTGCGCGGTGGCGTAGTCGACCAGTTCCCAAAAGTCCGGGCGCACCGTGGGCTCCCCGCCGCCGACGTTGACGTAGAACACCTGCATGCGTTCCAGCTCGTCGATGATGTCCATGCATTGGCGGGTGGACAGCTCGCGCGGATCGCGTTTGCCCGATGACGAAAGGCAGTGCACGCAGGCCAGATTGCACGCGTAGGTGAGCTCCCACGTCAGGCAGATGGGCGCGTCCAGGCCGCGCTCGAACTGTTCGACGAGCCGCGGTGTGCGCGCCATTGCGGCGGTCATCTCTCGCCCTCCTGAGGCACCAGCATGTGGGAATCGGCCAGTACGCCCAGCGCGTGCAAGTAGGGTTCCTGCCCCGAATCGTCCACCCCGGCGGCACGGCACGCGGACCGGACGTCGGGGTGGTCGGCCAGCGTCCGCACCACCGCCAGGATGGTCCTGTTCTTCAGGAAGGACAGCTTGCGGGTGCCGAAGTGGTAGAGCAGCGCGCCGAACGGCTCCGGTCGAACCGCCACCTGGGGGTGCAGCCGCCAGCCGCGACCCGGATCGAAGAGCCCCGACTCGGCCGGCGCGGGCGCAGTCACGGTCAGTAGACCCCGCACATGCCGTCGATGGACACCTCTTCGACCAGGGTCTCGGTGACGAGGTCGGTCTCGGTCTCGGTTTCGTGGTCCACGTGGATTACCTTTCGCCATAGGGGCTCGACAACGGGTCACAGCCGTGGCAAGAATATGGCATCGAGTGCCGAAATGGAAGGGCGGGGTCCGATGATGCCGCAGTCGCGGGTGGGCCGGCGCCGCTCGACGACGCCGGAGCACATCACCGACGTAGCCCTCGAGTTATTCACCGCCCGGGGATTCGCCGAGGTCAGCGTCGACGACGTCGCGCAGGCGGCCGGCATCGCCCGCCGCACGCTCTTTCGTTATTACGCGTCCAAGAACGCCATCCTCTGGGGCGATTTCGACGCCCACCTCGCGCACCTGCAGGAACTGCTCGACCGCGTCGACCCGAAGGTTCGGATGGGTGAGGCCCTGCGCGTGGCGCTGCTGGCGTTCAACACCTTCGACGAGTGCGAGACGGTGCGGCACCGTCAACGAATGCGGGTTATCTTGGAAACCGCCGAGCTGCAAGCCTATTCGATGACGATGTACGCCGGCTGGCGCGAGGTGATCGCGGGCTTCGTGGCCCACCGATTGAGCGTCACAACGACCGACCCACTGCCCCGGACCGTCGCCTGGACCATGCTGGGGGTCGCATTGAGCGCCTACGAGCACTGGCTCGGCGACGAATCCGTCACGCTGCCCGAAGCGCTCGGGAACGCATTCGACGTCGTCGGCGCCGGGCTGGGCAGGCTGGACCCGTGAACGTCGGATTTTCGGCCGCCGCGGCGACAATATAAGGGTGAGCGCCCAAGCGGACCACCAATCCGACGCTCGACGCGCGCTGCTGGCTCTCTACGACGGGGCGCTACCCGTGGTGTACGGGTACTTCGTCCGGCGCTGCGGCGATCGCGACACCGCGGAGGACCTGACGTCGGAGACCTTCCTCGCGGCGATGGACGCCGCGCGCAGGA
It includes:
- the mftG gene encoding mycofactocin dehydrogenase MftG, with translation MTEAVPRSDVLIVGAGSAGSVVAERLSADPGCAVTVLEAGPALADPGLLGLTANGLQLPIGVDSPLVRRYQTRLTERPARRFPIVRGATVGGSGAINGGYFCRALPRDFDRAALPGWAWSDVIGSFRAIETDLDFDGPAHGDDGPILVRRTREMTGTTQRFIAAAERAGFGWIADLNDCGAEPVSGIGAVPLNIVDGVRVGSGAGYLIPALERPNLRLVARTRAVRLRFDGTAAVGVDAIGPHGPTTLAAGRIVLCAGAIESAHLLMLSGVGDEVMLRAAGVAVLAPLPVGASCSDHPEWVLPTNWTVAPARPVLEAVLSTADNLEIRPYTGGFVAMTGDGTAGHPDWPHIGVALMQPRARGRITLVSSDPDVPPRIEHRYDSEPDDVAALRQGAELACELAGAAAYVGPPAWSTSQHLCGTAPMGHDNDPRAVVDPRCRVHGIENLWVIDGSVLPAITSRGPHATIVMIGHRASAFVGESA
- the mftF gene encoding mycofactocin biosynthesis glycosyltransferase MftF (Members of this protein family, MftF, are glycosyltransferases, members of PF00535 (glycosyl transferase family 2). The encoding gene is found as part of the mycofactocin cassette, in Mycobacterium tuberculosis, many other Actinobacteria, and occasional members of other lineages. Mycofactocin itself, a putative redox carrier, is a heavily modified derivative of the C-terminal Val-Tyr dipeptide of the mycofactocin precursor MftA (TIGR03969).), encoding MTAPRLPDGFAVQVDRRVRVLGDGSALLGGSPTRLLKLAPAAQSMLSDGRLKVRDDVSAQLARTLLDATVAHPRPAGGPSHRDVTVVIPVRDNVSGVRRLVSSLRGLRVIVVDDGSSPPIEPNDFVGAHCDIEVLRHSRSKGPGAARNTGLAACTTGFVAFLDSDVTPRRGWLEALLGHFCDPTVALVAPRIVGLSHSENVVARYEAVHSSLDLGEREAPVLPHSTVSYVPSAAIICRCSAIRDVGGFDETMPSGEDVDLCWRLIEAGARLRYEPIAQVAHDHRTELRDWLARKAFYGGSAAPLSARHPDKTAPVVISGWALMTWILVALGTSLSRLASLMIALLTGRRIAKAMRSAETSLWDVVVIAARGLWSAAMQLASALCRHYWPLALLAAVLSRHCRRVVLVAAVMDGVVDWLHRRDATGDDAEPIGLLTYLVLKRVDDLAYGLGLWRGVVRERNVRALKPQIRS
- the mftE gene encoding mycofactocin biosynthesis peptidyl-dipeptidase MftE — translated: MNSSYHQPVPVLGELGTATSSQLSSASPSIMIPLGSTEQHGPHLPLDTDTRIATAVARGARARLEHDWLVAPAIAYGASGEHHDFAGTISIGTEALTMLLVEYGRSAACWARRLVFVNGHGGNVDALGTAVRRLRAEGRDAGWCPCVAPGGDAHAGHTETSVLLHISPADVLTDRWLPGNRAPLAELLPSMRRGGVAAVSRVGVLGDPTTATAAEGTRIVAGMVDECVRRVARWSPGPDGMLT
- a CDS encoding HNH endonuclease signature motif containing protein, encoding MFEKLDDAAIVTTITDSARAENRACAHRLAAIAELYERRQIPVEDGQGRELWRIDPWESVAAEVAAAQGITAAAAGAQLHNAICLHERLPKVAALFATGTINYRTVSMIVARTLLALEPDIMAAIDAELAEALLTWGPLSLHKTEQAIDALVERHDPAARRRTESVVRSRYVDVEQRGGIASLSGEVYSTDATLLDRRLTALAHTVCDDDPRTVDQRRADALGALAAGHTTLTCACGGSDCPAGQTPTAASVVVHVVAEAAALDAASADLHGERPGDGGPEIVRDPERLAELIREATGPGPSDRPGRPPTRPVPNPALVLGGPVIPAQVLADLAARGAVDLRPLIHPGDSPPEPRYRPSAALADFIRCRDMTCRFPGCDRPADVSDIDHTIPYGRGGPTHASNLKCLCRKHHLLKTFWPGPGGWRDEQLPDGTVIWTSPSGHTYRTVPGSRLLVPALSLPTAVLPPQRGAGVGHAERGAMMPKRRRPRATDRLHRIMAERNRNQRHQPIGRVNPAGTRMSSGLRS
- the mftD gene encoding pre-mycofactocin synthase MftD (MftD, an enzyme found in the mycofactocin biosynthesis locus, performs an oxidative deamination of 3-amino-5-[(p-hydroxyphenyl)methyl]-4,4-dimethyl-2-pyrrolidinone (AHDP). The resulting compound, now called pre-mycofactocin (PMFT), is a biologically active redox cofactor that can oxidize the non-exchangeable NADH of TIGR03971 family SDR-type oxidoreductases.); this encodes MAEWFETVAIAQQRAKRRLPKSVYSSLISASEKGITVADNVEAFGELGFAPHVIGAQEKRDLSTTIMGQDISLPVVISPTGVQAVDPDGEVAVARAAAARGTAMGLSSFASKPIEEVIAANPKLFFQVYWLGGRDAIAERVERARRAGAVGLIVTTDWTFSHGRDWGSPKIPEAMNLRTILRLSPEAIVRPGWLWKFGKTLRPPELRVPNQGRRGEPGPPFFAAYGEWMGTPPPSWDDIAWLRELWGGPFMLKGVMRVDDAKRAVDAGVSAISVSNHGGNNLDGTPASIRALPAVAAAVGDQVEVLLDGGIRRGSDVVKAVALGARAVMIGRAYLWGLAAAGQAGVENVLDILRGGIDSALMGLGRASVHDLSPDDILVPAGFTRPMG
- the mftC gene encoding mycofactocin radical SAM maturase (MftC is a radical SAM/SPASM enzyme that catalyzes the first two steps in biosynthesis of the electron carrier mycofactocin from the terminal Val-Tyr dipeptide of the precursor peptide MftA.); protein product: MTAAMARTPRLVEQFERGLDAPICLTWELTYACNLACVHCLSSSGKRDPRELSTRQCMDIIDELERMQVFYVNVGGGEPTVRPDFWELVDYATAHHVGVKFSTNGVRITPEVAARLAASDYVDVQISLDGATAEVNDAVRGAGSFAMAVRALENLASAGFAQNGGAKISVVATRHNVDQLDEFAALASRYGATLRITRLRPSGRGADVWEDLHPTAAQQVQLYDWLVAKGERVLTGDSFFHLAPLGSSGALAGLNMCGAGRVVCLIDPVGDVYACPFAIHDRFLAGNVLSDGGFDNVWKNAPLFRDLREPQSAGACGSCGHYDSCRGGCMAAKFFTGLPLDGPDPECVQGHGAPALARDRETPRPRVDHSHGTRARQPVPLTLSMRPPARLCNESPV
- the mftB gene encoding mycofactocin biosynthesis chaperone MftB (MftB, a small protein, is a peptide chaperone that assists the radical SAM enzyme MftC in performing two modifications to the C-terminal Val-Tyr dipeptide of the mycofactocin precursor peptide, MftA. MftB's role is analogous to the role of PqqD in the biosynthesis of PQQ, a cofactor that derives entirely from a Tyr and a Glu in the precursor PqqA.), producing the protein MRGLLTVTAPAPAESGLFDPGRGWRLHPQVAVRPEPFGALLYHFGTRKLSFLKNRTILAVVRTLADHPDVRSACRAAGVDDSGQEPYLHALGVLADSHMLVPQEGER
- the mftA gene encoding mycofactocin precursor MftA (Mycofactocin is a small molecule electron carrier derived from the final two amino acids, Val-Tyr, of MftA, the mycofactocin precursor. It plays a role in redox homeostasis and the metabolism of alcohols and aldehydes in Actinobacteria, including Mycobacterium tuberculosis.), yielding MDHETETETDLVTETLVEEVSIDGMCGVY
- the mftR gene encoding mycofactocin system transcriptional regulator (MftR, the mycofactocin system transcriptional regulator, is an uncharacterized TetR family DNA-binding transcription factor. Its role is inferred by context. It occurs as part of the biosynthesis locus for mycofactocin, a partially characterized electron carrier derived from the terminal Val-Tyr dipeptide of the precursor peptide MftA, through a radical SAM enzyme-mediated process.); the protein is MMPQSRVGRRRSTTPEHITDVALELFTARGFAEVSVDDVAQAAGIARRTLFRYYASKNAILWGDFDAHLAHLQELLDRVDPKVRMGEALRVALLAFNTFDECETVRHRQRMRVILETAELQAYSMTMYAGWREVIAGFVAHRLSVTTTDPLPRTVAWTMLGVALSAYEHWLGDESVTLPEALGNAFDVVGAGLGRLDP